From a region of the Parus major isolate Abel chromosome 6, Parus_major1.1, whole genome shotgun sequence genome:
- the PTPRE gene encoding receptor-type tyrosine-protein phosphatase epsilon isoform X2: MEHSCSLLLLCVSFIFAQALPPNGTELPKTTTSTNSTEENTLHKELLTSLLILVLVVIIFVVLVGYFFRFRRHRKAVVTSGDKKMPNGILEEQEQQRVMLLSRSPSGPKKYFPIPVENLEEEIRIRSADEGKLFREEFNSLTSGYVQGTFEMANKEENREKNRYPNILPYDHSRVILTQIDGVPPSDYINASYIDGYKEKNKFIAAQGPKQETVNDFWRMIWEQKSAIIVMLTNLKERKEEKCFQYWPDQGCWTYGNIRVSVEDCIVLVDYTIRKFCVQSLHEGCKAPRLVTQLHFTSWPDFGVPFTPIGMLKFLKKVKALNPAHAGPIVVHCSAGVGRTGTFIVIDAIIDMMHAEQKVDVFEFVSRIRNQRPQMVQTDMQYSFIYQALLEYYLYGDTELDVSSLEKHLQSSHSAAPNLVKIGLEEEFKKLTNVRIMKENMRTGNLPANMKKARVIQIIPYDFNRVILSMKRGQEYTDYINASFIDEKCCQYWPSEGSVTHGEITVEIKSDNLMDAISVRDFLVTFNQSNQEKQSRLVRQFHFHGWPEIGIPAEGKGMIDLIAAVQKQQQQTGNHPITVHCSAGAGRTGTFIALSNILERVKAEGLLDVFQAVKSLRLQRPHMVQTLEQYEFCYRVVQDFIDIFSDYANFK; the protein is encoded by the exons ATGGAACATTCCTGCTcgctcctgctgctctgtgttagTTTCATTTTTGCACAAGCTCTGCCACCCAACGGAACTGAGCTGCCCAAAACCACCACGAGCACCA ACTCTACTGAGGAGAACACCttgcacaaggagctgctgaCCTCCCTGCTGATCCTGGTGCTGGTGGTGATCATTTTCGTGGTGCTGGTGGGGTATTTTTTCAG GTTCAGGAGACACAGGAAAGCTGTGGTCACCTCCGGCGACAAAAAGATGCCAAATGGGATCTTGGAAGAACAAG AACAGCAACGGGTCATGCTGCTCAGCAGGTCTCCCTCGGGCCCCAAGAAGTATTTCCCTATCCCAGTGGAAAACCTGGAGGAGGAAATCCGGATACGCTCGGCAGACGAGGGGAAGCTCTTCAGGGAGGAGTTTAAT tcatTAACTTCTGGATATGTGCAGGGAACTTTTGAAATGGCAAATAAGGAAGAGAACAGGGAGAAGAACAGATATCCCAACATCCTGCCAT atgatCATTCCAGAGTGATTTTGACCCAAATTGATGGAGTCCCACCTTCAGACTACATTAATGCTTCATATATAGAT GGttataaagaaaagaataaatttatagCAGCACAAG gaCCCAAGCAGGAAACGGTCAATGACTTCTGGAGGATGATCTGGGAGCAGAAATCAGCCATTATTGTCATGTTAACCAacctgaaagaaagaaaagag GAAAAGTGTTTCCAGTACTGGCCTGACCAGGGCTGCTGGACCTACGGGAATATCCGCGTGTCTGTGGAGGATTGCATCGTGCTGGTGGATTACACCATCCGCAAGTTCTGCGTGCAGTCG ctccacgAGGGATGCAAAGCTCCAAGGCTCGTCACACAGCTCCACTTCACCAGCTGGCCAGATTTTGGGGTGCCTTTCACACCTATTGGCATGctgaaattcctgaaaaaagTCAAAGCCTTGAATCCTGCCCATGCTGGACCAATTGTGGTTCACTGTAG CGCTGGCGTGGGGCGCACGGGCACCTTCATCGTCATCGATGCCATCATCGACATGATGCACGCGGAGCAGAAGGTGGACGTGTTCGAGTTCGTCTCCAGGATCCGCAACCAGCGGCCACAGATGGTTCAGACAGAT ATGCAATATTCCTTCATTTACCAAGCCTTACTCGAGTACTACCTCTACGGTGACACGGAGCTGGATGTGTCATCCCTGGAAAAACACCTCCAGTCTTCCCACAGTGCAGCACCAAACCTGGTCAAAATAGGGCTGGAAGAGGAATTTAAA AAGCTGACCAACGTGCGCATCATGAAGGAGAACATGAGGACTGGCAACCTTCCAGCCAACATGAAGAAAGCAAGAGTCATCCAGATCATCCCCT ATGATTTTAACAGAGTGATTCTGTCCATGAAAAGAGGGCAGGAGTACACCGACTACATCAATGCTTCCTTCATAGAT gaaaaatgcTGCCAGTACTGGCCATCAGAGGGCTCCGTGACTCACGGAGAGATCACGGTGGAAATCAAGAGTGACAACCTGATGGATGCCATCAGTGTGAGGGACTTCCTGGTTACATTTAATCAg agcaaccaggagaagcagagcaggctggtCAGGCAGTTCCACTTCCACGGGTGGCCGGAGATCGGGATTCCTGCCGAAGGGAAAGGCATGATCGACCTCATTGCAGCagtgcagaaacagcagcagcagacagggaACCACCCCATCACTGTGCACTGCAG tgctggagcGGGGAGAACGGGAACCTTCATAGCACTGAGCAACATCCTGGAGCGGGTGAAGGCCGAGGGGCTCCTGGACGTGTTCCAAGCCGTGAAGAGCTTGAGGCTGCAGAGGCCACACATGGTGCAAACGCTG gAACAGTATGAATTCTGCTACAGAGTGGTACAAGATTTCATCGACATCTTTTCAGATTATGCTAATTTCAAATGA
- the PTPRE gene encoding receptor-type tyrosine-protein phosphatase epsilon isoform X1 produces MEHSCSLLLLCVSFIFAQALPPNGTELPKTTTSTNSTEENTLHKELLTSLLILVLVVIIFVVLVGYFFRFRRHRKAVVTSGDKKMPNGILEEQEQQRVMLLSRSPSGPKKYFPIPVENLEEEIRIRSADEGKLFREEFNSLTSGYVQGTFEMANKEENREKNRYPNILPYDHSRVILTQIDGVPPSDYINASYIDGYKEKNKFIAAQGPKQETVNDFWRMIWEQKSAIIVMLTNLKERKEEKCFQYWPDQGCWTYGNIRVSVEDCIVLVDYTIRKFCVQSLHEGCKAPRLVTQLHFTSWPDFGVPFTPIGMLKFLKKVKALNPAHAGPIVVHCSAGVGRTGTFIVIDAIIDMMHAEQKVDVFEFVSRIRNQRPQMVQTDMQYSFIYQALLEYYLYGDTELDVSSLEKHLQSSHSAAPNLVKIGLEEEFKKLTNVRIMKENMRTGNLPANMKKARVIQIIPYDFNRVILSMKRGQEYTDYINASFIDGYRQKDYFIATQGPLPHTVEDFWRMVWEWKCHTIVMLTEVQEREQEKCCQYWPSEGSVTHGEITVEIKSDNLMDAISVRDFLVTFNQSNQEKQSRLVRQFHFHGWPEIGIPAEGKGMIDLIAAVQKQQQQTGNHPITVHCSAGAGRTGTFIALSNILERVKAEGLLDVFQAVKSLRLQRPHMVQTLEQYEFCYRVVQDFIDIFSDYANFK; encoded by the exons ATGGAACATTCCTGCTcgctcctgctgctctgtgttagTTTCATTTTTGCACAAGCTCTGCCACCCAACGGAACTGAGCTGCCCAAAACCACCACGAGCACCA ACTCTACTGAGGAGAACACCttgcacaaggagctgctgaCCTCCCTGCTGATCCTGGTGCTGGTGGTGATCATTTTCGTGGTGCTGGTGGGGTATTTTTTCAG GTTCAGGAGACACAGGAAAGCTGTGGTCACCTCCGGCGACAAAAAGATGCCAAATGGGATCTTGGAAGAACAAG AACAGCAACGGGTCATGCTGCTCAGCAGGTCTCCCTCGGGCCCCAAGAAGTATTTCCCTATCCCAGTGGAAAACCTGGAGGAGGAAATCCGGATACGCTCGGCAGACGAGGGGAAGCTCTTCAGGGAGGAGTTTAAT tcatTAACTTCTGGATATGTGCAGGGAACTTTTGAAATGGCAAATAAGGAAGAGAACAGGGAGAAGAACAGATATCCCAACATCCTGCCAT atgatCATTCCAGAGTGATTTTGACCCAAATTGATGGAGTCCCACCTTCAGACTACATTAATGCTTCATATATAGAT GGttataaagaaaagaataaatttatagCAGCACAAG gaCCCAAGCAGGAAACGGTCAATGACTTCTGGAGGATGATCTGGGAGCAGAAATCAGCCATTATTGTCATGTTAACCAacctgaaagaaagaaaagag GAAAAGTGTTTCCAGTACTGGCCTGACCAGGGCTGCTGGACCTACGGGAATATCCGCGTGTCTGTGGAGGATTGCATCGTGCTGGTGGATTACACCATCCGCAAGTTCTGCGTGCAGTCG ctccacgAGGGATGCAAAGCTCCAAGGCTCGTCACACAGCTCCACTTCACCAGCTGGCCAGATTTTGGGGTGCCTTTCACACCTATTGGCATGctgaaattcctgaaaaaagTCAAAGCCTTGAATCCTGCCCATGCTGGACCAATTGTGGTTCACTGTAG CGCTGGCGTGGGGCGCACGGGCACCTTCATCGTCATCGATGCCATCATCGACATGATGCACGCGGAGCAGAAGGTGGACGTGTTCGAGTTCGTCTCCAGGATCCGCAACCAGCGGCCACAGATGGTTCAGACAGAT ATGCAATATTCCTTCATTTACCAAGCCTTACTCGAGTACTACCTCTACGGTGACACGGAGCTGGATGTGTCATCCCTGGAAAAACACCTCCAGTCTTCCCACAGTGCAGCACCAAACCTGGTCAAAATAGGGCTGGAAGAGGAATTTAAA AAGCTGACCAACGTGCGCATCATGAAGGAGAACATGAGGACTGGCAACCTTCCAGCCAACATGAAGAAAGCAAGAGTCATCCAGATCATCCCCT ATGATTTTAACAGAGTGATTCTGTCCATGAAAAGAGGGCAGGAGTACACCGACTACATCAATGCTTCCTTCATAGAT GGATATCGGCAGAAGGATTATTTCATTGCCACCCAGGGCCCCCTCCCGCACACGGTGGAGGATTTCTGGAGGATGGTGTGGGAGTGGAAGTGCCACACCATCGTCATGCTCACCGAGGTCCAGGAGAGGGAGCAG gaaaaatgcTGCCAGTACTGGCCATCAGAGGGCTCCGTGACTCACGGAGAGATCACGGTGGAAATCAAGAGTGACAACCTGATGGATGCCATCAGTGTGAGGGACTTCCTGGTTACATTTAATCAg agcaaccaggagaagcagagcaggctggtCAGGCAGTTCCACTTCCACGGGTGGCCGGAGATCGGGATTCCTGCCGAAGGGAAAGGCATGATCGACCTCATTGCAGCagtgcagaaacagcagcagcagacagggaACCACCCCATCACTGTGCACTGCAG tgctggagcGGGGAGAACGGGAACCTTCATAGCACTGAGCAACATCCTGGAGCGGGTGAAGGCCGAGGGGCTCCTGGACGTGTTCCAAGCCGTGAAGAGCTTGAGGCTGCAGAGGCCACACATGGTGCAAACGCTG gAACAGTATGAATTCTGCTACAGAGTGGTACAAGATTTCATCGACATCTTTTCAGATTATGCTAATTTCAAATGA
- the PTPRE gene encoding receptor-type tyrosine-protein phosphatase epsilon isoform X3, whose translation MSRKSFSRITWFRRHRKAVVTSGDKKMPNGILEEQEQQRVMLLSRSPSGPKKYFPIPVENLEEEIRIRSADEGKLFREEFNSLTSGYVQGTFEMANKEENREKNRYPNILPYDHSRVILTQIDGVPPSDYINASYIDGYKEKNKFIAAQGPKQETVNDFWRMIWEQKSAIIVMLTNLKERKEEKCFQYWPDQGCWTYGNIRVSVEDCIVLVDYTIRKFCVQSLHEGCKAPRLVTQLHFTSWPDFGVPFTPIGMLKFLKKVKALNPAHAGPIVVHCSAGVGRTGTFIVIDAIIDMMHAEQKVDVFEFVSRIRNQRPQMVQTDMQYSFIYQALLEYYLYGDTELDVSSLEKHLQSSHSAAPNLVKIGLEEEFKKLTNVRIMKENMRTGNLPANMKKARVIQIIPYDFNRVILSMKRGQEYTDYINASFIDGYRQKDYFIATQGPLPHTVEDFWRMVWEWKCHTIVMLTEVQEREQEKCCQYWPSEGSVTHGEITVEIKSDNLMDAISVRDFLVTFNQSNQEKQSRLVRQFHFHGWPEIGIPAEGKGMIDLIAAVQKQQQQTGNHPITVHCSAGAGRTGTFIALSNILERVKAEGLLDVFQAVKSLRLQRPHMVQTLEQYEFCYRVVQDFIDIFSDYANFK comes from the exons aTGAGCAGAAAGAGCTTCTCTAGAATTACTTG GTTCAGGAGACACAGGAAAGCTGTGGTCACCTCCGGCGACAAAAAGATGCCAAATGGGATCTTGGAAGAACAAG AACAGCAACGGGTCATGCTGCTCAGCAGGTCTCCCTCGGGCCCCAAGAAGTATTTCCCTATCCCAGTGGAAAACCTGGAGGAGGAAATCCGGATACGCTCGGCAGACGAGGGGAAGCTCTTCAGGGAGGAGTTTAAT tcatTAACTTCTGGATATGTGCAGGGAACTTTTGAAATGGCAAATAAGGAAGAGAACAGGGAGAAGAACAGATATCCCAACATCCTGCCAT atgatCATTCCAGAGTGATTTTGACCCAAATTGATGGAGTCCCACCTTCAGACTACATTAATGCTTCATATATAGAT GGttataaagaaaagaataaatttatagCAGCACAAG gaCCCAAGCAGGAAACGGTCAATGACTTCTGGAGGATGATCTGGGAGCAGAAATCAGCCATTATTGTCATGTTAACCAacctgaaagaaagaaaagag GAAAAGTGTTTCCAGTACTGGCCTGACCAGGGCTGCTGGACCTACGGGAATATCCGCGTGTCTGTGGAGGATTGCATCGTGCTGGTGGATTACACCATCCGCAAGTTCTGCGTGCAGTCG ctccacgAGGGATGCAAAGCTCCAAGGCTCGTCACACAGCTCCACTTCACCAGCTGGCCAGATTTTGGGGTGCCTTTCACACCTATTGGCATGctgaaattcctgaaaaaagTCAAAGCCTTGAATCCTGCCCATGCTGGACCAATTGTGGTTCACTGTAG CGCTGGCGTGGGGCGCACGGGCACCTTCATCGTCATCGATGCCATCATCGACATGATGCACGCGGAGCAGAAGGTGGACGTGTTCGAGTTCGTCTCCAGGATCCGCAACCAGCGGCCACAGATGGTTCAGACAGAT ATGCAATATTCCTTCATTTACCAAGCCTTACTCGAGTACTACCTCTACGGTGACACGGAGCTGGATGTGTCATCCCTGGAAAAACACCTCCAGTCTTCCCACAGTGCAGCACCAAACCTGGTCAAAATAGGGCTGGAAGAGGAATTTAAA AAGCTGACCAACGTGCGCATCATGAAGGAGAACATGAGGACTGGCAACCTTCCAGCCAACATGAAGAAAGCAAGAGTCATCCAGATCATCCCCT ATGATTTTAACAGAGTGATTCTGTCCATGAAAAGAGGGCAGGAGTACACCGACTACATCAATGCTTCCTTCATAGAT GGATATCGGCAGAAGGATTATTTCATTGCCACCCAGGGCCCCCTCCCGCACACGGTGGAGGATTTCTGGAGGATGGTGTGGGAGTGGAAGTGCCACACCATCGTCATGCTCACCGAGGTCCAGGAGAGGGAGCAG gaaaaatgcTGCCAGTACTGGCCATCAGAGGGCTCCGTGACTCACGGAGAGATCACGGTGGAAATCAAGAGTGACAACCTGATGGATGCCATCAGTGTGAGGGACTTCCTGGTTACATTTAATCAg agcaaccaggagaagcagagcaggctggtCAGGCAGTTCCACTTCCACGGGTGGCCGGAGATCGGGATTCCTGCCGAAGGGAAAGGCATGATCGACCTCATTGCAGCagtgcagaaacagcagcagcagacagggaACCACCCCATCACTGTGCACTGCAG tgctggagcGGGGAGAACGGGAACCTTCATAGCACTGAGCAACATCCTGGAGCGGGTGAAGGCCGAGGGGCTCCTGGACGTGTTCCAAGCCGTGAAGAGCTTGAGGCTGCAGAGGCCACACATGGTGCAAACGCTG gAACAGTATGAATTCTGCTACAGAGTGGTACAAGATTTCATCGACATCTTTTCAGATTATGCTAATTTCAAATGA